Proteins encoded in a region of the Takifugu flavidus isolate HTHZ2018 chromosome 10, ASM371156v2, whole genome shotgun sequence genome:
- the paqr7b gene encoding membrane progestin receptor alpha-B: MATVVMEQIGRLFINVQQLRQIPQLLETAFPTLPCTVKVSDVPWVFRERHILTGYRQPDQSWRYYFLTLFQRHNETLNVWSHLLAAFIILVKWQEMSETVDFLRDPHAQPLFIVLLAAFTYLSFSALAHLLSAKSELSYYTFYFLDYVGVAVYQYGSALAHYYYAIEKEWHNRVQRLFLPTAAFLAWLTCFGCCYGKYARADMSKLAQKLLQVVPSALAYCLDISPVVHRVYRCYQDGCSDPVVAYHFYHVLFFLIGAYFFCCPHPESLFPGRCDFIGQGHQFFHAFVVVCTLMQIEALRTDFAERRPLYEELHGDLAHDAVALFIFTACCSGLTAFCVRQRVRASLQEKKE; encoded by the coding sequence ATGGCGACGGTGGTGATGGAGCAGATCGGTCGCCTGTTCATCAACGTCCAGCAGCTCCGTCAGATCCCCCAGCTCCTGGAAACGGCCTTCCCAACGCTGCCTTGCACCGTCAAGGTGTCCGACGTCCCCTGGGTGTTCCGCGAACGCCACATCCTCACCGGCTACAGGCAGCCGGACCAAAGCTGGCGCTACTACTTTCTCACCCTCTTCCAAAGGCACAATGAGACCCTCAACGTCTGGAGCCACCTGTTGGCCGCCTTCATCATCCTGGTGAAGTGGCAGGAGATGTCGGAGACGGTAGATTTCCTGCGGGATCCTCACGCTCAGCCGCTCTTCATCGTGCTCCTGGCAGCCTTCACCTACCTCTCCTTCAGCGCTCTGgctcatctcctctctgccaaGTCCGAACTGTCTTATTACACGTTCTACTTCCTCGACTATGTGGGAGTCGCCGTGTACCAGTACGGCAGCGCCCTGGCGCACTACTACTACGCCATTGAGAAAGAGTGGCACAATAGAGTCCAGAGACTCTTCCTGCCCACAGCGGCGTTCTTGGCCTGGCTCACTTGCTTCGGCTGCTGCTACGGTAAATACGCCAGAGCCGATATGTCCAAGTTGGCCCAGAAGCTCCTCCAGGTGGTGCCCTCGGCCCTGGCCTACTGTTTAGACATAAGCCCCGTCGTCCACCGCGTCTACAGGTGCTACCAGGACGGCTGCTCTGACCCGGTGGTGGCGTACCATTTCTACCAcgtgctcttcttcctcatcggCGCCTACTTCTTCTGCTGCCCGCACCCGGAGAGCCTGTTCCCAGGGCGGTGCGACTTCATCGGGCAGGGCCACCAGTTCTTCCATGCCTTCGTGGTGGTGTGCACGCTGATGCAGATCGAAGCCCTGCGCACGGACTTCGCCGAACGCCGCCCGCTGTACGAGGAGCTGCACGGCGACCTGGCGCACGACGCCGTGGCGCTCTTCATCTTCACCGCCTGCTGCAGCGGCCTCACGGCGTTCTGCGTGCGCCAGCGCGTGCGTGCCTCCCTACAGGAGAAGAAGGAGTAA